The Lacipirellula parvula genome window below encodes:
- the pilM gene encoding pilus assembly protein PilM produces MAKGGAVWGIDIGQCALKALRCRPHEKEPRRLVVESFDYIEYPKILTQPEAEPAELVREALETFLSRNELVGDTVAMSVGGQNGLMRFIKLPPVEAKKIPDIVKYEARQQIPFSLDDVVWDYQQLTGGSEEDGFALEPEVGLFAMKRDQVARALTPLEKAGIEVDLIQLAPLAVYNYVCFDRLEELKSQPYDPAKPPSSTVVISLGTDTTDLVVTNGFRVWQRNIPIGGNHFTRALSKELKLTFVKAEHLKRNATQADDPKAVFQAMRPVFSDLLAEIQRSLGYFQSLDKAAQIGEVIALGNAMKLPGLQRYLAQNLEQEVRPIEDFNRLSAGSAGGNAQFKENILSFGPAYGLCVQALGKSELKTNLLPEEIVRTRMIRAKKPWAVAGVAAVLAGLTFNYFTHVSSWQTSDVNRDDFKSAFSTASSAASTAASFETERTGIRDAVTKLTETQNQLISNVEGRLEWLDLVKALDAVLPRDERPREEKADHVMSRKELHITSVDERHFTDLTAEYVTPTEALYLGSKNEDAAAGADAADPAATVDPMAPPADPAAGGDVAAAGGGGLTGPGFVVQLTGYHYHNADKTNQTRKFVIDSLVKALEEGTVKLPDGYDETTKQFTGKLIDVPLKDMGISRAWLVAGKPLRKEYIDPDAALYGDGQTGMGQAGFSSLAANAPGAGVAAEPGADPNAVPVAKGFEVDRYDFVVQFCWQPRTRALRREATAARLAAEAEAAAAAAQAAAEGEAGVEGAPVEEAPAQ; encoded by the coding sequence ATGGCCAAGGGTGGCGCCGTATGGGGTATCGATATCGGTCAATGCGCTCTCAAGGCGCTGCGATGTCGCCCACATGAGAAGGAACCCCGACGACTTGTCGTCGAGTCGTTCGATTACATCGAATACCCCAAAATTCTGACTCAGCCCGAGGCGGAGCCGGCGGAACTCGTCCGCGAGGCCCTTGAGACGTTCCTTTCCCGGAACGAGCTGGTCGGCGATACCGTTGCGATGTCGGTCGGCGGTCAAAACGGCCTGATGCGGTTCATCAAGCTTCCGCCGGTCGAAGCAAAGAAGATCCCCGACATCGTCAAGTACGAAGCCCGGCAGCAGATTCCGTTCTCGCTCGACGACGTCGTCTGGGATTACCAGCAACTCACCGGCGGCAGCGAAGAAGATGGCTTCGCGCTGGAGCCGGAAGTCGGTTTGTTCGCGATGAAGCGCGACCAGGTCGCTCGTGCCCTCACCCCGCTCGAGAAGGCCGGCATCGAGGTCGATTTGATCCAGCTGGCGCCGCTAGCTGTTTACAACTACGTCTGTTTCGACCGCCTCGAAGAGCTGAAGTCGCAGCCGTACGATCCCGCCAAGCCGCCGTCGTCGACGGTGGTGATTTCACTCGGCACCGACACGACCGACCTCGTCGTGACCAACGGCTTCCGCGTCTGGCAGCGTAACATCCCGATCGGCGGCAACCACTTCACCCGCGCGCTCAGCAAGGAACTGAAGCTCACCTTCGTGAAGGCCGAGCACCTGAAGCGGAACGCGACGCAGGCCGACGACCCGAAGGCTGTCTTCCAAGCAATGCGGCCGGTTTTCAGCGACCTGCTGGCCGAAATCCAACGTTCGCTCGGCTACTTCCAGAGCCTCGACAAAGCGGCCCAAATCGGCGAAGTGATCGCCCTGGGCAACGCGATGAAGCTTCCTGGTCTGCAACGCTATCTCGCGCAGAACCTGGAGCAAGAAGTCCGCCCGATCGAAGACTTCAACCGCCTCTCCGCCGGCAGTGCCGGGGGGAACGCCCAGTTCAAAGAGAACATCCTCAGCTTCGGCCCTGCTTACGGTCTGTGCGTCCAGGCGCTCGGCAAGTCGGAGTTGAAGACCAACCTGCTGCCGGAAGAAATCGTCCGCACGCGGATGATTCGCGCGAAGAAACCGTGGGCCGTTGCCGGCGTCGCGGCCGTGCTCGCGGGGCTCACGTTCAATTACTTCACGCACGTCAGCTCGTGGCAAACCTCCGACGTAAACCGCGACGATTTCAAGTCGGCGTTCAGCACCGCTTCCTCCGCGGCGTCGACGGCTGCCAGCTTTGAAACTGAGCGGACAGGCATTCGCGATGCGGTGACGAAGCTCACTGAGACGCAAAACCAGCTCATCAGCAACGTCGAAGGTCGGCTTGAATGGCTCGACTTGGTGAAGGCGCTCGACGCCGTGTTGCCGCGCGACGAGCGGCCGCGCGAAGAGAAGGCCGATCATGTGATGAGCCGGAAGGAGCTTCACATCACCTCGGTCGACGAGCGTCACTTCACTGATCTTACCGCCGAGTACGTTACGCCGACGGAAGCGCTTTACCTCGGCTCAAAGAACGAAGATGCAGCCGCCGGCGCCGATGCGGCAGATCCGGCCGCGACGGTCGATCCGATGGCTCCGCCCGCTGATCCGGCCGCAGGCGGCGACGTCGCAGCGGCGGGAGGGGGCGGTCTCACGGGACCAGGCTTCGTGGTGCAGCTCACTGGCTATCACTACCACAACGCCGACAAAACAAATCAGACCCGCAAGTTCGTCATCGATTCGCTCGTCAAGGCGCTTGAAGAGGGGACGGTGAAGCTTCCCGACGGCTACGACGAGACGACGAAGCAGTTTACCGGCAAGCTGATCGACGTCCCGCTCAAGGACATGGGTATTAGTCGGGCGTGGCTCGTCGCTGGCAAGCCTCTCAGAAAAGAATACATCGACCCCGACGCCGCCCTGTACGGCGACGGCCAGACGGGTATGGGGCAGGCTGGTTTCAGCAGTTTGGCCGCGAACGCGCCTGGCGCCGGAGTCGCCGCCGAGCCGGGCGCTGATCCAAACGCTGTGCCCGTCGCCAAAGGGTTTGAAGTCGATCGATACGACTTCGTCGTTCAGTTTTGCTGGCAGCCCCGTACGCGGGCGCTGCGGCGTGAAGCAACCGCTGCACGCCTCGCCGCTGAAGCCGAGGCGGCCGCCGCCGCCGCTCAGGCCGCCGCTGAAGGCGAGGCCGGCGTCGAGGGGGCTCCAGTCGAGGAAGCTCCTGCTCAATAA